The following coding sequences are from one Biomphalaria glabrata chromosome 8, xgBioGlab47.1, whole genome shotgun sequence window:
- the LOC106069357 gene encoding E3 ubiquitin-protein ligase RNF14-like has product MAEGGDLVDNVSQKQSNELIVLAEGDDRIEQENELFALEAIFENEDLEICKHNNPNGHPPGGVFNIPVYTPENFCVKITKDLRAIRKLFFSAARGRGKNHRARLLLQDASKNDENRPGAVPTPQEKLYSIKRLPPITLNFSYPHNYPSVSPPNFTLSCCWLEKRNLTRLCEKLDDIWNKHKGSSVIAEWHDFLYHNVIDYLGIKSPYELGRVLIHIYTHPAKTKYGKSDIFTPKPFDQRGVQTFGSIEDVLPAVLDFNLTTCDVCMEEKPGSEFLRLTNCDEHHQCKNCSKGWIEALIKDGAVTDLHCPGYKCDKTILPHEVASVVSKELYQRYDKLLLKTAFAVMTDVMNCPRPFCQFPVVLEENLGLCQKCRHAFCGRCQNTYHGQTPCKLKSEMFAMLYEQYETGSEDRRLELEKCYGKQVVQRAIEETRSNRWLESNSKQCPCCSTFIQKKDGCNKMTCTNCRAFFCWLCQQELSKSNPYAHYQHPTSECADRLFEGVDPNEDFMDFFEDEAPESSEEGEDEEDFDIALI; this is encoded by the exons TTGATAATGTTAGTCAGAAGCAATCAAATGAACTCATAGTTCTGGCCGAAGGAGATGATCGCATTGAGCAAGAGAATGAGCTATTTGCACTAGAAGCTATTTTTGAAAATGAAGATTTAGAGATTTGTAAACATAATAATCCAAATGGTCATCCTCCAG GTGGCGTTTTCAACATCCCAGTCTATACACCTGAAAACTTTTGTGTCAAAATAACTAAAGATCTTCGAGCCAtcagaaaattatttttct CTGCTGCTCGGGGTAGAGGTAAAAATCATCGTGCCAGATTACTTTTACAGGATGCAAGTAAAAATGATGAGAACAGGCCAGGTGCAGTGCCCACTCCCCAAGAGAAACTGTATTCCATCAAGAGGTTGCCTCCCATCACACTGAACTTTTCTTACCCTCACAACTACCCCTCTGTTAGTCCTCCCAACTTCACACTTTCATGTTGCTGGTTAGAGAAGAGAAAT CTGACAAGGCTTTGTGAGAAGTTGGATGACATTTGGAACAAACACAAAGGTTCTTCGGTGATAGCAGAATGGCATGACTTTTTGTATCACAATGTTATTGACTATTTAG GTATCAAGTCTCCATATGAACTTGGAAGAgtattaattcatatttatacacACCCAGCCAAAACAAAATATGGCAAGTCTGACATTTTCACACCCAAACCATTTGATCAGCGAGGAGTTCAGACATTTGGCAGCATTGAGGATGTCTTACCTGCT GTTCTAGATTTCAATCTGACTACATGTGACGTCTGTATGGAGGAGAAACCAGGATCTGAGTTTCTTCGTCTAACAAACTGTGATGAGCATCACCAGTGTAAGAACTGTAGCAAAGGTTGGATAGAGGCATTGATCAAAGATGGGGCTGTGACTGATCTGCACTGTCCAGGTTACAAGTGTGATAAAACAATACTACCACATGAA GTTGCAAGTGTTGTCTCTAAAGAATTGTACCAGCGCTATGACAAGCTTCTACTTAAAACTGCATTTGCTGTGATGACTGATGTGATGAACTGTCCAAGACCATTTTGCCAGTTTCCTGTTGTGTTGGAAGAAAATCTTGGTCTATGTCAAAAGTGCAGGCATGCTTTTTGTGGTCGATGTCAAAACACATATCATGGACAAACGCCTTGTAAATTAAAATCAG AAATGTTCGCTATGCTGTATGAACAATATGAAACTGGCAGTGAGGATCGTCGACTGGAACTAGAAAAATGCTATGGAAAACAAGTAGTTCAGAGAGCTATTGAAGAGACCAGATCCAATCGTTGGCTAGAGTCAAATAGCAAACAGTGTCCTTGCTGTAGTACATTCATACAG AAAAAAGATGGCTGCAACAAAATGACTTGTACCAACTGTCGTGCCTTTTTCTGCTGGCTGTGCCAACAAGAGCTGTCAAAGTCTAACCCTTATGCCCACTATCAGCATCCAACATCTGAGTGTGCAGATCGACTGTTTGAAGGTGTGGATCCTAATGAGGACTTCATGGATTTCTTTGAGGATGAGGCACCAGAAAGCAGCGAAGAGGGTGAAGACGAGGAGGACTTTGACATTGCTCTGATCTAA